ccccaacctctactctctccccaacctctactctctccccaacctctactctctccccaacctctactctccccaacctctactctctccccaacctctactctctccccaacctctactctctccccaacctctactctctctccaacctctactctctctccaacctctactctctctccaacctctactctctctccaacctctactctctctccaacctctactctctctccaacctctactctctccccaacctctactctctccccaacctctactctctctactctctctccagcCGCTCTCTACTCGCACTTTACTCTCTCCGgccgctctctactctctctctctactctctctattctctctctctactctctccccagcttctctctactctctctctctactctctctattctctctctcttctctctctctactctctccccagcttctctctactctctctctctactctctctattctctctctcttctctctctctactctctctctctactctctctctactctctctctctactctctttcttctctctctcttctctaccctctaccctctctctactctctccccagcttctctctactctctctctaccctctctctactctttctctaccctctaccctctctctactctctccccagcctgtggacagcggtctcttagtgtagtggacagcggtctcttagtgtagtggacagcggtctcttagtgtagtggacagcggtctcttagtgtagtggacagcggtctcttagtgtagtggacagcggtctcttagtgtagtggacagcggtctcttagtgtagtggacagcggtctcttagtgtagtggacagcggtctcttagtgtagtggacagcggtctcttagtgtagtggacagcggtctcttagtgtagtggacaactgtctcttagtgtagtggacaactGTCTCTTAGTGTAGACAactgtctcttagtgtagtggacaactGTCTCTTAGTGTagacagcggtctcttagtgtagtggacaactgtctcttagtgtagtggacaacggtctcttagtgtagtggaccgtgcttttacacctgcattgtttgctgtttggggttttaggctgggtttctgtacagcactttgagatatcagctgatgtacgaagggctatataaataaatttgatttgatttgattttgatttggacagcggtctcttagcggtctcttagtgtagtggacaactgtctcttagtgtagtggacagcggtctcttagtgtagtggacagcggtctcttagtgtagtggacagcggtctcttagtgtagtggacagcggtctcttagtgtagtggacagcggtctcttagtgtagtggacagcggtctcttagtgtagtggacagcggtctcttagtgtagtggacagcggtctcttagtgtagtggacagcggtctcttagtgtagtggacagcggtctcttagtgtagccaatttgtaagtcgctctggataagagcgtctgcaaaatgacttaaatgtaaatgtaaatgtagtggacaacggtctcttagtgtagtggacaacggtctcttagtgtagtggacaacggtctcttagtgtagtggacaggggtctcttagtgtagtggacaggggtctcttagtgtagtggacaacggtctcttagtgtagtggacaacggtctcttagtgtagtggacaacggtctcttagtgtagtggacaacggtctcttagtgtagtggacaacggtctcttagtgtagtgtagtggacaacggtctcttagtgtagtgtagtggacaacTGTCTCTTAttgtagtggacagcggtctcttagtgtagtggacagcggtctcttagtgtagtggacagcggtctcttagtgtagtggacagcggtctcttagtgtagtggacagcggtctcttagtgtagtggacagcggtctcttagtgtagtggacaggggtctcttagtgtagtggacagcggtctcttagtgtagtggacagcggtctcttagtgtagtggacagcggtctcttagtgtagtggacagcggtctcttagtgtagtggacagcggtctcttatTGTAGTGGCCAACGGTCTCttattgtagtgtagtggacagcggtctcttagtgtagtggacagcggtctctcagtgtagtgtagtggacagcagtctcttagtgtagtggacaactgtctcttagtgtagtggacagcggtctcttagtgtagtggacagcggtctcttagtgtagtggacagcggtctcttagtgtagtggacaactGTCTCTTATTGTAGTGGACAACTGTCTTTTAGTGTAGTGGACAAcagtctcttagtgtagtggacaacggtctcttagtgtagtggacaacggtctcttagtgtagtggacaacggtctcttagtgtagtggacagcggtctcttagtgtagtggacagcggtctcttagtgtagtggacagcggtctcttagtgtagtggacagcggtctcttagtgtagtggacagcggtctcttagtgtagtggacaacggtctcttagtgtagtggacagcggtctcttagtgtagtggacaacggtctcttagtgtagtggacagcggtctcttagtgtagtggacaactgtctcttagtgtagtggacaacggtctcttagtgtagtggacagcggtctcttagtgtagtggacagcggtctcttagtgtagtggacagcggtctcttagtgtagtggacagcggtctcttagtgtagtggacagcggtctcttagtgtagtggacagcggtctcttagtgtagtggacagcggtctcttagtgtagtggacagcggtctcttagtgtagtggacaactgtctcttagtgtagtggacaacggtctcttagtgtagtggacaacggtctcttagtgtagtggacagcggtctcttagtgtagtggacagcggtctcttagtgtagtggacagcggtctcttagtgtagtggacagcggtcttagtgtagtggacaactgtctcttagtgtagtggacaactgtctcttagtgtagtggacaacgGTCTCGTCCTGGTGATCACTGgcattaaagggtaactacacccaaAAATCTACATTTGTTCTATTTTCCCCAGACCTTAAGTGGTCTTCTGATGTGGTTTAAGCCTCGTTGTGGACTGAACATCCAACGTCGTTGTTTTTGAAATCGGAAACCTGGAAAAGCAACACGGAGAAAACAGAATTTAGGAAAGAAAGTAAACGGAATTAGGCAAAAACAATAACATTTACTCTCTTTGAGACCAGCTGTCTGTCCGTCGCCCCTTTCTTCTCTGTGATGACATCATCACTAAATCTTTGCCACGGAAGCTTCCAGAATGAATGTCGGCTCCGCTCCGCCCGGGAATCTGGGGGAACAACAAGCCAGGGAGAAGTTACTGTGTTTAGGAGACGACCTGCAATGATACAGTTATGGTTCAGTGGTTTTTAatggagacaaacacacacacacacacacacacacacacacacacacacacacacacacacacacacacacacacacacacacacacacacacacacacacacacacacacacacacacacacacacacacacacacacacacacacacataacacacacacacataccacacacacacacacacacacacacacacacacacacatacacacacacacacaccacacacacacatacacacacacacacacacacacacaccacacacacacacacacacacacaccacacacacacacacacacacacacacacacacacaccacacaccacacacacacacacacacacacacacacacacacacacaccacacacacacacacacacacacacacacacacacacacacacacacacacacacacacacacacacacacacacacacacacacacacattcacacacacacacacacacacacaccacacacacacacacacacacacacacacacattccacacacacacacacacattccacacacacacacacacattccacacacacacacacacacacacacacacacacattccacacacaccacacgcacaccacacataccacacacataccacacaccacacacataccacacataccacacacaccacacacaccaccacacaccacacacagttgCTCACACGTAGACTCACTCAACACCAGACAGGTGAGACcacccaggtgtgtgtttgtttccagACAGGTGAGACcacccaggtgtgtgtttgtttccagACAGGTGAGACcacccaggtgtgtgtttgttttgaatCACAGAATCCCTAtttttgttctctctcctcctcctcctcctcctcctcctcctcctcctctcttcttctctacaGAGCATCTGAGTTGTCTGAATCAGGTTCCACTCCTGTCTGTGTTTACATGAGAGATGAGGTAtggtatctccttctctctctccatctgtctgtgtgtgttgatcagagtgtaatgaggatactgataggggggtgttgatcagagtgtaatgaggatactgatagggggggtgttgatcagagtgtaatgaggatactgatggggggtgttgatcagagtgtaatgaggatactgatagggggtgttgatcagagtgtaatgaggatactgataggggggttgatcagagtgtaatgaggatactgatggggggggtgttgatcagagtgtaatgaggatactgataggggggtgttgatcagagtgtaatgaggatactgataggggggggtgttgatcagagtgtaatgaggatactgataggggggttgatcagagtgtaatgaggatactgggggtgttgatcagagtgtaatgaggatactgatagggggtgttgatcagagtgtaatgaggatactgatagggggggggggtgttgatcagagtgtaatgaggatactgatggggggtgttgatcagagtgtGATGAGGATACTGATAGggggggtgttgatcagagtgtaatgagAATACTGATAggggggtgttgatcagagtgtaatgaggatactgataGGGGGGGTgtgttgatcagagtgtaatgaggatactgatggggggggggtgttgatcagagtgtaatgaggatactgatggggggggtgttgatcagaatgtaatgaggatactgataggggggggggtgttgatcagagtgtaatgaggatactgataggggggtgttgatcagagtgtaatgaggatactgatgggggggggtgttgatcagagtgtaatgaggatactgatgggggggtgttgatcagagtgtaatgaggatactgatgggggggggtgttgatcagagtgtaatgaggatactgatggggggggtgttgatcagagtgtaatgaggatactgatggggggtgttgatcagagtgtaatgaggatactgatgggggggtgttgatcagagtgtaatgaggatactgaggggggtgttgatcagagtgtaatgaggatactgatggatggggggggtgttgatcagagtgtaatgaggatactgatgggggggtgttgatcagagtgtaatgaggatactgatactgatgggggggggtgttgatcagagtgtaatgaggatactgatggggggtgttgatcagagtgtaatgaggatactgataCTGATGGGGGGTGTtgttgatcagagtgtaatgaggatactgatgggggtgttgatcagagtgtaatgagAATACTGATggggggtgttgatcagagtgtgatgaggatactgatgggggggtgttgatcagagtgtaatgagAATACTGATggggggtgttgatcagagtgtaatgaggatactgatgggggtgtgttgatcagagtgtaatgaggatactgatggggggtgttgatcagagtgtaatgaggatactgatagggggggggtgttgatcagagtgtaatgagAATACTGATACTggggggtgttgatcagagtgtaatgaggatactgatactgatggggggggtgttgatcagagtgtaatgaggatactgatggggggtgttgatcagagtgtaatgaggatactgatgggggggggtgttgatcagagtgtaatgaggatactgatgagaatactgatgggggtgttgatcagagtgtaatgagaatactgatgggggggggtgttgatcagagtgtGATGAGGATACTGATAGGAgggggtgttgatcagagtgtaatgaggatactgatggggggtgtgttgatcagagtgtaatgaggatactgatactgggggggtgttgatcagagtgtaatgaggatactgataggggggggtgttgatcagagtgtaatgaggatacaggggtgttgatcagagtgtaatgaggatactgataggggggtgttgatcagagtgtaatgaggatactgatggggggtgttgatcagagtgtaatgaggatacagggtgttgatcagagtgtaatgaggatactgatggggggggggggggtgttgatcagagtgtaatgaggatactgatgggggtgttgatcagagtgtaatgaggatactgggaaggggtgttgatcagagtgtaatgaggatactgatgggggggtgttgatcagagtgtaatgaggatactgatggggggtgtgttgatcagagtgtaatgaggatactgatggggggtgttgatcagagtgtaatgaggatactgatgggggggtgttgatcagagtgtaatgaggatactgatgggggggtgttgatcagagtgtaatgagaatactgatgggggggggtgttgatcagagtgtaatgaggatactgataGGGGTGGtgatcagagtgtaatgaggatactggggggtgttgatcagagtgtaatgaggatactgataggggggtgttgatcagagtgtaatgaggatactgatagggggtgttgatcagagtgtaatgaggatactgataggggggggtgttgatcagagtgtaatgaggatactgatgggggggttgatcagagtgtaatgaggatactgatagggggggtgttgatcagagtgtaatgaggatactgatgggggggtgttgatcagagtgtaatgaggatactgataggggtgttgatcagagtgtaatgaggatactgatgggggggggtgttgatcagagtgtaatgaggatactgatgggggggtgttgatcagagtgtaatgaggatactgataggggggtgttgatcagagtgtaatgaggatactgatggggggggtgttgatcagagtgtaatgaggatactgatggggggtgttgatcagagtgtaatgaggatactgataggtgttgatcagagtgtaatgaggatactgggggggtgttgatcagagtgtaatgaggatactgatggggtgtgttgatcagagtgtaatgaggatactggggggggtgttgatcagagtgtaatgaggatactgatggggGTGTTGGACTAATGAGGATACTGAGGAAgtgttgatcagagtgtaatgaggatactgatgggggggggtgttgatCAGATCCACAAAGTGACtgaatgaggatactgatgagggggtgttgatcagagtgtaatgaggaCACTGATATGGGTTGTGTGTTTAGGTGAGTGGTGAGGCAGctctaaagaaggccagtctGAAGTCTCTGGGACTCACAGGAGGAAGTGCCATAGTCAGGTTGGTTCCTCAACATATCCACAACATATCCCCAACATGTCCCCAACATGTCCCCAACATGTCCCCAACATGTCCCCAACATATCCCCAACATGTCCCCAACATGTCCCCAACATGTCCCCAACATGTCCCCAACATGTCCCCAACATGTCCCCAACATGTCCCCAACATATCCCCAACATATCCCCAACATGTCCCCAACATGTCCCCAACATGTCCCCAACATGTCCCCAACATGTCCCCAACATGTCCCCACCATTACAGCAGACATGAATGCACTGCCACTGATTGGGAAGGGTGGTGGTGATGAGTATGTAGATGATGTCGTTCCTCTCTGCCGTTCTACAGGTTTTTACTGAAGAAGACCAAATCGCCAGGCAACGGAGACGATGACGGCATGGAGGCGGCTTCCACGGCGACAGATCCCGTCGCCAAGGAAACCAAGCCCCGCCCTTTACCCCCCGTCGGACTGCCTCCCTCACAACCAGAGGGTGCAGCGCTGCCTTCAATCAAAAAGGAGAGCCCTGACAGGCCGGTTGAGACTGCGGATGCCCCAGTCCCCGTCCCCTCGGCCGCTGGCAGCACACTTCCTGGCAAACAGGAAGCGGAAGTGGTTACAAACTCCCAAATTGCGGTGCGGCCTAAAAGCAGTCCCTTCGGGGGAGTGAAGAGGGAGGAAGacgaggatggagagagggcagGACCATCTGGTCAGTGCGCTGTccgtccttcctcctcctcctcttcttcctctcctccctccgctccctTCATCCCTTTCTCTGGAGGGGGTCAGAGGCTGGGGGGGCCGGGGGTGAGCGGTGTAggagcatcatcatcatcatcatcatcatcatcatcattggtTGGCGGGCCGCCTAAAGCCAAGAAATGTAAACCCAACAACACCAAGGTGAGACCTGTAGTCCAACCCAACGTCTTCTCAATGTACTCGGTTGATAAGAGCCAAGTACATGTGAATAGATACATGAATGATAGATGGTATGTTCTAGatgttctgtttctatctctcaGCGCCAAGCCAGTGCCAAACAGGATGACTGGGCCGTGGTAGAGGAGGTTCTGCAGGTAATGTTGCTGGGGTTGATGTTGTTCTGATGGGCTGAACAGACCATGTCACGAACGAAACACTTCCATGGAGAAATCCCAGTCTTTCACTCAGAGGCCTGTTGAGAGTCTCCCCTATTGTTTATGTGGAAACCGAGTCAGACAGATACACATTTCTACTGTTGTCATGTCTGCAGCCGTTGAGatgcctcacctctctctctctctctgtctcctccacagcCGGTGGACAGGGAGCCCCTGGTCTACCACATGGACTCTGGGGCGCATCGCTACGGCAACGAACAGGACTTGCCAGACGAGTTCTTTGAGGTGACTGTGGACGACATCCGCAAACGCTTCGCTCAGCTGAAGAGTGAGAGgtgggactgagagagaggagagactgagagagaggaagaggagagactgagagaggaagaggggaggagagactgagagaggaagaggggaggagagacagagagagaggaagaggggaggagagacagagagaggaagagaggggagagagacagagagaggaagaggggaggagagacagagagaggaagaggggaggagagacagagagaggaagaggggaggagagacagagagaggaagaggggaggagagactgagagagaggaagaggggagggagagacagagagagaggaaagaggggaggagagagagaggaagaggggaggagagaggaagaggggagagagaggaagaggaagaggagagacagagagaggaaaggggaggagacagagagaggaagaggggaggagagacagagagaggaagagggaggagagacagagagaggaagaggggaggagagacagagagaggaagaggggaggagagacagaggaagagagagagaggagagacaggagaggaagagagacagacagagagaggaagaggggaggagagacagagagaggaagaggggaggagagacagagagaggaagaggggaggagagacagagagagggaggagaggggaggagagaggagagagagaggaagaggggaggagagacagagagagggaggggaggagagacagagagaggaagaggggaggagagacagagagaggaagaggggaggagagacagagagaggaagaggaggaggagacagagagaggaagaggggaggagagacagagagaggaagaggggaggagagacagagagaggaagaggggaggagagacagagagagaggaagaggggaggagagacagagagaggaagaggggagggagagacagagagaggaagaggggaggagagacagagagagaggaagaggggaggagagacagagagaggaagaggggaggagagacagagagaggaagaggggaggagagacagagagaggaagaggggaggagagacagagagaggaagaggggaggagagactgagagagaggaagaggggaggagagactgagagaggaagaggggaggagagactgagagaggaagaggggaggagagactgagagaggagaggggaggagagacagagaggaagaggggaggagagacagaggagaggagagagggaggagagacagagaggaagaggagagacaggagagaggaagagggagaggaggaagaggagagggaggagagacagagagaggaagaggagagacagagagaggtagaggagagacagagagaggaagagggagagacagagagagagaggaagaggagagacagagaggaagaggagagacagagaggaagaggagagacagagaggaagaggagagacagagaggaagaggagagacagagaggaagaggagagactgagaggaagaggagagactgagagaggaagaggagagactgagagaggaagaggagagactgagagaggaagaggagagactgagagaggaagaggagagactgagagaggaagagggagagagaggagagaggagagagagagaggagagaggagaggagagacagagagagagagagaggagagacagagagagaggggaggagagacagagagaggaagaggagagacagagagaggaagaggagagacagagagaggaagaggagaggagagacagagagaggaagaggagaggagagactgagagaggaagaggggaggagagactgagagaggaagaggggaggagagactgagagaggaagaggagagactgagagaggaagaggagagactgagagaggaagaggagagactgagagaggaagaggagagactgagagaggaagaggggaggagagactgagagagaggaagaggggaggagagactgagagagaggaagaggggaggagagactgagagagaggaagaggagagacagagagatgaagaggggaggagagact
This region of Oncorhynchus gorbuscha isolate QuinsamMale2020 ecotype Even-year unplaced genomic scaffold, OgorEven_v1.0 Un_scaffold_723, whole genome shotgun sequence genomic DNA includes:
- the LOC124019151 gene encoding tether containing UBX domain for GLUT4-like, which codes for MAASTTVTVLTPNGRRQTVKISPNTPLLQVLEDVCKKHGINPDDHGLKFQRNVLDLSLQWRFASVPNNAKLEVVTSTRKQTGTDSPVRIALQMEDGTRLQGTFSSGQTLWELLTHFPQTRASELSESGSTPVCVYMRDEVSGEAALKKASLKSLGLTGGSAIVRFLLKKTKSPGNGDDDGMEAASTATDPVAKETKPRPLPPVGLPPSQPEGAALPSIKKESPDRPVETADAPVPVPSAAGSTLPGKQEAEVVTNSQIAVRPKSSPFGGVKREEDEDGERAGPSGQCAVRPSSSSSSSSPPSAPFIPFSGGGQRLGGPGVSGVGASSSSSSSSSSLVGGPPKAKKCKPNNTKRQASAKQDDWAVVEEVLQPVDREPLVYHMDSGAHRYGNEQDLPDEFFEVTVDDIRKRFAQLKSERRVLEEAPLMTKALRESQMRDKMDRYPRVVLRVQFPDRCVLQGFFRPLETVAALRHFVKSHLQDPQLPFYLFIAPPKTILEDPTATLFQVSTPPLQGGCLPGRGWLLGPYL